DNA from Roseimicrobium sp. ORNL1:
CGGGGCCATGGATCGGCTGAGCTTTGTGCTGGGAAATCTCCAATCCCTCATGAGCCGCCCATCCGCAGTGACCTTGCGCAGGCGACTCGCTTCCATGGCGCTGCTGCCCGCCTTTCTGGTGGTGAGTGTGGGTATCTTGGGTCTTGCCTTGTGGGACAACAGCCGCCCCATTCACGAATTCCAGGCGGCCCATCCCGAGCACAAGATGCTCCCCATCATGCTAACCGCGTATGAGGGCATGCACCATGAGCCCAAGCGCCGGCCGAAAGCGAAGATGGAAGATGCCGCGCGGCTCGTCGCATGGCACCGGCAGTTCATCGAAGCTCCTGACTTTGATGAAATCACTGCGGAGGTGTTCACCGATGAGCAGCGGGAGCTGGCACGGTCTGCCGTACAAGAATTTCCCAACGTGACCGAAGCCGAGTATCAGAAGGCGGAGGCAGGCGTTGGTAAGGGGATGAGAAAGATTGGCATGGCGCCGCACGAGCCCTGGCTTCTGTTCTACATCGCTGGGGTGACGGTGGTGTTTGCCGCAGCAGTGAACCTCGTGTGCGTGGCGTTGTTTGGCACCAGTGCAGGCCTCCGCATGTTTGGCATCGCCCTGGTAAACCGTCGCGGCGAGCCTGCCAGCCGCTTGCGTCTTCTGTGGCGTTCAGCGATCGCCTGGGTTCCCCTGGTGCTGCTCCTCGTGGTGTGCGGCGCCACCCACCAGCACGAGGGTGACGCTCCTGCGGTCCTGATCTGGCTGTACGTCGCACTCCTCGGGCTATGGATTGCCGCAGCCGTATGGGCCACTCTCCGCCCTGGGCGCGGGCTGCACGACTGGATGTCAGGCACTCGCCTGGTGCCCCGCTAGACCAGCCGTCCCCGTCTGAGAGTGACATCAGCGTCATCTTGCAATGTTCGAGGTACAAACGCGTTCCTAACGCATGCACGCAGATCATCTCACCTCAGAGCATCGCTGGACACGCCGACACCTCCTTCGCAGCGCTGTCGGCGTGGCTGCGGGCGCCATGGGGATGTCTGTTGCGAAGGGAGCGGAAGATGAGCAGGTAGACTTCACCTTTGCGCTCTTGGGGGATCTCCACTTTGATCGGTTGGAGCATCATGACTTCCAGTGGCTCGCTGCCAGCGGAAAACCGGATCATCCGCAGATCCTGCGCTACAGCGAGCTGACGAAGGAGGTCATGCCCAAGCTCTTCTCCGCCGTGAAGCAACAGGTCGCGACGGACAAGGCACCTCTGGTGATTCAAGTCGGAGATCTGGTGGAAGGTCTGTGCGGCAGCGACGCACTCGCGCAAAAGCAGAATCAGGAGTCGCTGGCGTTTGTGAAAGAAGCAGCTCTCGGTGCGCCCTTCCTCTTCACGAAGGGAAACCATGATGTGACCGGCCCCGGATCCGAAGAAGCCTTTCGCGAGGTGTTTCATCCCTTCTTGAATGACACTGCCGCGCCATTCGGAGGAAAGCTCGACCCCGAACACGCCTGCTACACCATCACAAAGGGCAACGCACACTTCCTGTTCTTTGACGCCTATTCCAAGAAGAGCCTCGACTGGCTGGAGGCGACACTCACCACGTGCACCCGCCGGCATGTGTTTGTGATCATCCATCCTCCCGTGGTGCCCTATGGCGCGAGGGCCACCTGGAATCTCTATGCGAAAGACAAGAGCAGTCGCGAAAAGTTGCTCACCCTGCTGGGTCGCCGTGAAGCGATGGTGCTCGGCGGGCACATTCACAAGTACAGCACCCTGCAACGCCGCACAGAAGGCGGCGGCCGATTTGTACAAGTGGCCGTAAGCAGTGTCATCTCACCGGGTGCGGTGAAGGCCAAGGATGAACTCGGCGCGCAGGAATACACCGCTGACCAGATCAAAGTAGAGCCCAAGCATTCACCGGAAACGGAACCCCAGCGCCGCGCAGTGTATGATGCCGAGCGTCCGTGGGTGAGCCAGTTTGCCTATGCGGATCTGCCCGGCTTCGCCATGGTGCAGGTGCAGGGAGAACAAGTGAGCCTGCGCATGCACGCCGGATCATCGGGTGAAGTGTGGCGGGAGGTGGATTTGACGGGGGTAATGAAGGGGTGATATCGCGTGTGATATCCGAAGAGAACGGAATACACACGATTGATCTGGATACTGTGACGCGCAGCGTCCTTGGACTGCGTGCAGCCCTGCTGCCGCTTTGAAGAGTCCACAGCCTGCTGTGGCGATGGTGACACTCGCTCGTAGAGTGATGTGTCCAGAAAGTGTTTGGCGACTTCGTCGCAGTGGAGCGTGCAGCAGGCTGCACTTTAGGAAAGCGGCAGCAGGGCTGCACGCAGTCCGAGGCCTTCGGCACCGTTCCGTATCCTTAACCTGACGTTCATGCGCTTCGCCTGCAGCCCTTCAGGCTGCAATTTTAATACCTGATCTCAGAAGCTCTCGCACAATCCACTTTGTCTTTCCCACAAAAATGGCCCACGCAACGGATTGCGTGAGCCACTGTAAAGAATACAAAGGTGGAGCGTTTCGCCTGGCAATCTGCTACACCTACTTCTTCACCGTCTTCGCCTTCAAACTGGAGAGGTATTCCACCAAGTTCACCAAATCATCCTGGGAGAACAGCGCCTGCAGGCCGGTGGGCATCATGGACATGGGGAGCTTGTCGCGCTTGTCGATGAGACGCTTTTCAAACGTGTTCGCCACGCCGCCAGGCAAAGCGAGCACGAGTTGATCATTCGTCTCGCTGCGAATGATGCCCATGGCACTCTGACCGTTCTTCAAGGTGATGCTCCACGTTTCAAAGCCCATGCTCACGCCGGCATTCGGATTGAGGATGGCCTCGAACAGCACTTCCTTGCCGAGCTTGGAACCGATCTCACCGAGTCCGGGGCCAAAGTCCACACCGACATCACCGGCGCGGTGGCACAGGGTGCAAGAGCTCTGCGCCCTGGCGAAGACTTCCTTGCCTTTGGCGGCATTGCCCTTGAGCTTCACGAGTTCCGCGATGGATGGCAGCGCCTGGCCACCGGCCACCTGCGGTGTGGGGAAGGCCTTGGACACGCGCTCGCTGATGCCGGGATACTGCACCATGCTGAGGGCCGTGCCGGCATTCGCCTTCATGTCCTCGGGGAACTTGCCGCCTTCGGACATCTCCACCAGCGCCGTGGCGCCAGGCACGCTCAAGGAGAGGGCCTTCACGGCACCGCTGCGCACGGGGGCCTCACGCTTCGTGTCGGTGAGGATGTCGCTGAGCAATTTCACGGCGCCCTTGTCACCGCTTGCGCCGAGCAGAGCAATGAGACTCTCCGCGTCCTTGCCAGCCAGCGTATCGCCCAGGAGCTTGCGTCCTTCGGGCTGCTTGAGCAGGAGCTTCACCGCGTCTTGCGCGCGTGGGTCCTTGATGTCCTTCAGCGCGGCTTCGAGCAGTTCCGCATTCTTCCCGGTGATGCCGAAGTCCTCCACCATTTCAATGTAGGTGGGTGTGCCCTTCGCGGAGGTGAGAACGCTGTCCAGCGCGGCCTGCACTTCCGGCTTGTCCTTGTAAGGCGTGTTGCGGAGGCGCTTGAGCGCTTCACCGGCAAGGGCAATGCGCTTCTCATTGCCCGTCGCGACCTTCAACAGCGCGACATTCTTCTCTTCACTGGCCGGAATGAAATCAAACGCACGCAGGTAGCGCGGCAGGGTGGCTTCCTCCGACTTCGCATTCGTCAGCAGGGCGGCGAGAAATTGGGAGCTCACGCTGCTGCGTGTGCGCCAGATGATGTCGCGACCGGCAGGACCGTTCCAGCCGTCCTTGCCCACGGAATCCAGCCAAGCCTTGAGGCAGGCGTCTTCGCGACCAATGGCACCGATCCCGAGCGCTTCCACGTACCAGCGATCATTGCCATCGTGCTTCTTCGCGAGTGCGACCCACACGGCAAGCGCCTTGTCCACCGGAGCGGCATCCACGATCTCCACCTTGCCGGGCTTGCCGTTGGCGGGATTCTCCTTCTCGATGTGCGTGCTCGTGGAAGGTTGCGGCGGTTCCACCACGCGCAGGGTGATGGCGTACTCGCGCAGCACCTGCTTGTTCGATTCGCCTGCGACGAGTGCACCGAGTACATCCGCCGCGTTCTCTCCGCTCTTGAAGATGTGCGGGAATGTTCCAGTCACATTGCTCTTCGGCGCATCGGCATTCACCAGAATGGAGGCGAGGCGCAGTTCACGCACCGCAGTGGCGCGGATGTCCGCATCGCCATCTTTCAGCGCCGGATCGAGATACTGACGTGCCTTGCCAGGAATGCGGATAAGCAGGTGCAACGCACGAGCTCGCTGGCGAGAGGTGCCGTTCGTGTACAGCAGTTGCAGCGCCTTCTCCGCATCGCTCACGGCTCCCTTTGCGGAGTCGATCTTCATGCTGACGCTTTCGTTGCCGTCCTTGTCCTTCGTCACCGTCTTGGTGAAGGCGGGACCTTGGAGCATCTCATAGAGCTTGTTCCAGGCGACGTAGCGTGTGCTACCGTTCGGGGATTTCAGGGCTTCGATGCAACCTGCGACACTGTTGAAGTCGGGCGTCGCTGCCTTCCATGCCAGGCCTTCCGGAGCCACGCGATAGATGCGACCGCGGATCTCGCCAGCAATGTTGTCACCCATGTTGTGACCGCCCACACCCGGGTCATACCAGTCTGCCACGAAGAGTGAGCCATCTGGAGCGATATTCACATCCGAGGGGCGGTACCACGTGTCATTCGTGGTGAGGATGTCCACCATCTCCGCGGTGTATCCGGCACCCGTCTTCTTCACAGGATAGGCGCGCACGGTACGAGGACCGGCATCGCAATGAATCAACTCACCTGCAAACTGCTTCCCGAGCGCGGAGCCTTCATTGATGAGGATGCCGGTCGGTGATCCACTGCCGGTCTGCAGGAGGTTCGGAATCGAGCCGGGGTCATTCTGGTACCAGTGACGCAGCGGGATCTCGGTCTCCATGTTGGTACGCTCGGTGCGCCAACCGGCACCAGTCAGCTCATCGGTGTAGCCGTAGTTGCCGTAGTCGAGGATGGCATTGATGCGCACGCCCTTGTTGCCGTCGTCATCATTGTCCGACTGCCACGCCGCGCCGAAGGAGTCCACGCACACTTCGTAGTTGTTGCGGAAGTTGTGCGCGAGTGTCTCCACGTGGCTCACCTTGGCTGCATTGAGATCGATATCGCAGCGGAAGATCATGCCCTGGCGGTAGGGCTTGCCGGCGTCGGCGACTTCACGGCCCATGAGGTCCACCACCGCGCTGCCGTCCGGATACAGGAGCTTGCGGCCTTCATTGCCGAAGTTGAAATAGAATTTCCCATCCGGCCCGAAGACAACAGCGTGGAGGTTGTGATCGTGGTCGAAGTTGCCACCCACCTTCAGGATGATATCGGCCTTCTCCGCCTTGTCATCGCCATCCGCATCCGTCAGCAGCCAGAGGTTCGGGGAGGCGCTGAGCAGCACATGCGTGCCCTTGCCGGAAGGATTCGGCAGTACGCAGACGCCGAGCGCATTCGTCACATCCTTGCTCTGGTAGAAGGTGGTTTCCTTGTCCGCTTCGCCGTCGCCATTGGTGTCTTCCACGATGACCACGCGATCACCTTCCGGGCGCAGGATGCCCCAGGCCTTCATGGAGGAGCGGTAGTTCACACTCTCGGCAATCCACACGCGGCCCTTGGGATCGATGTCCAGATTGGTCGGATTCTGCACCATCGGTTCCGCGGCGAAGAGCGTGGCCTTCAGTCCCTTCGGCGTGGTGAATCCATCCATCTGTTCCTTGGCCTCGGCGAATCCATGAGGCTTGCCTCCACCACTGGAGCCCGCCTGCACGAGC
Protein-coding regions in this window:
- a CDS encoding metallophosphoesterase, with product MHADHLTSEHRWTRRHLLRSAVGVAAGAMGMSVAKGAEDEQVDFTFALLGDLHFDRLEHHDFQWLAASGKPDHPQILRYSELTKEVMPKLFSAVKQQVATDKAPLVIQVGDLVEGLCGSDALAQKQNQESLAFVKEAALGAPFLFTKGNHDVTGPGSEEAFREVFHPFLNDTAAPFGGKLDPEHACYTITKGNAHFLFFDAYSKKSLDWLEATLTTCTRRHVFVIIHPPVVPYGARATWNLYAKDKSSREKLLTLLGRREAMVLGGHIHKYSTLQRRTEGGGRFVQVAVSSVISPGAVKAKDELGAQEYTADQIKVEPKHSPETEPQRRAVYDAERPWVSQFAYADLPGFAMVQVQGEQVSLRMHAGSSGEVWREVDLTGVMKG
- a CDS encoding PVC-type heme-binding CxxCH protein translates to MKRFIIPALTLALGAAGFLQSQLQAADAKKSIVMIAGKPSHGPGQHEHNAGVQLLAKCLKESGLPVEPTVLLNGQWPTPEVLAKADAILIYSDGGGGHPALQENRLEQLDKEMKRGAGFVCLHYAVEPTLQKGNNEFIDWLGGAFEVNWSVNPHWDANFKELPKHPISSGVKPFSTNDEWYFHMRFRRNMEGVTPILSDVPPDSTMSRKDGDHSGNPDVRAEVAAKKPQHVAWAVEREGGGRGFGFTGGHFHKGWGNDDQRKLVLNAIAWAAKADVPAEGVASKVTEDDLKANLDPKPGQGLPEKPKAPAATPAPAAPAKQAAAPEGGAKPLFKKEISKATGVSEIKVDLAGAKELYLVVHEGEDGIACDWVDWIEPTLVMEDGTRTKLSDVKMKQATSGWGGVVINRNTGGGDMAVEGYTPKSKSGRLLGIGTHSNSVIAFDLPAGVKSLETSIGLDAGGTKQTQNNKAVAMVFTSAPAPALVQAGSSGGGKPHGFAEAKEQMDGFTTPKGLKATLFAAEPMVQNPTNLDIDPKGRVWIAESVNYRSSMKAWGILRPEGDRVVIVEDTNGDGEADKETTFYQSKDVTNALGVCVLPNPSGKGTHVLLSASPNLWLLTDADGDDKAEKADIILKVGGNFDHDHNLHAVVFGPDGKFYFNFGNEGRKLLYPDGSAVVDLMGREVADAGKPYRQGMIFRCDIDLNAAKVSHVETLAHNFRNNYEVCVDSFGAAWQSDNDDDGNKGVRINAILDYGNYGYTDELTGAGWRTERTNMETEIPLRHWYQNDPGSIPNLLQTGSGSPTGILINEGSALGKQFAGELIHCDAGPRTVRAYPVKKTGAGYTAEMVDILTTNDTWYRPSDVNIAPDGSLFVADWYDPGVGGHNMGDNIAGEIRGRIYRVAPEGLAWKAATPDFNSVAGCIEALKSPNGSTRYVAWNKLYEMLQGPAFTKTVTKDKDGNESVSMKIDSAKGAVSDAEKALQLLYTNGTSRQRARALHLLIRIPGKARQYLDPALKDGDADIRATAVRELRLASILVNADAPKSNVTGTFPHIFKSGENAADVLGALVAGESNKQVLREYAITLRVVEPPQPSTSTHIEKENPANGKPGKVEIVDAAPVDKALAVWVALAKKHDGNDRWYVEALGIGAIGREDACLKAWLDSVGKDGWNGPAGRDIIWRTRSSVSSQFLAALLTNAKSEEATLPRYLRAFDFIPASEEKNVALLKVATGNEKRIALAGEALKRLRNTPYKDKPEVQAALDSVLTSAKGTPTYIEMVEDFGITGKNAELLEAALKDIKDPRAQDAVKLLLKQPEGRKLLGDTLAGKDAESLIALLGASGDKGAVKLLSDILTDTKREAPVRSGAVKALSLSVPGATALVEMSEGGKFPEDMKANAGTALSMVQYPGISERVSKAFPTPQVAGGQALPSIAELVKLKGNAAKGKEVFARAQSSCTLCHRAGDVGVDFGPGLGEIGSKLGKEVLFEAILNPNAGVSMGFETWSITLKNGQSAMGIIRSETNDQLVLALPGGVANTFEKRLIDKRDKLPMSMMPTGLQALFSQDDLVNLVEYLSSLKAKTVKK